In Scophthalmus maximus strain ysfricsl-2021 chromosome 5, ASM2237912v1, whole genome shotgun sequence, a single window of DNA contains:
- the esyt2a gene encoding extended synaptotagmin-2 isoform X2, with protein sequence MSNRMEGSAGPGVGATKPVAAPPSPVSSAAGPPLAPVALEDEQQQSSLTDVTQMWVNFAKTFAVIFPIYVLGYLEFSFSWVLIGLAALFYWRRNHGAKDYRINRALAFLDHEERVSKQTVPTTELPPWVHYPDVERVEWLNKTVKQMWPFICQFVDKLFRETIEPAVKAANPHLSSFCFTKIDMGNKPLRVNGVKVYTENVDKRQVIMDLQISFIGNTEIDVDIKKYYCRAGIKSIQLNGVMRVVMEPLLGDMPLIGALSVFFLKKPLLDINWTGLTNMLDIPGVNGLCDNIIQDIIYSYLVLPNSIKIPLVGEAALAQLRFPIPKGVLRIHFIEAQDLLSKDKMLGGLIKGKSDPYGVVQVGTQVFKSKVIHETLNPKWNEVYECLVYSHSGPNVGVELFDEDPDKDDFLGSLVIDLAEVQKEQRVDEWFVLEDVASGKLHLRLEWLSLLPSPEKLDQALMSIKADRGQANDGLSSALLVVFLDSARNLPSGKKVTSDPSPFVQFTVGHKSFESKTRYKTNEPVWEEAFTFLIHNPKSQELQVEVKDEKHECSLGTITLPLSRLLEADDMTLNQRFPLKNSGPGCTVKMKMALRVLCQVKDPSPASNSNPSSVQVRKGSNASQQQPSDSPRPHPSTPDIPGSGSGSVSAQDLLNQRRDADQYVRSPGSTDLGQGGRGGGRSLADSGRSSSNLAISGSQQYLAGGKEPTPSIASDISNPYATQELQQRLQQLQNGSGPSHFPLGEVQLTVRHSSQRNKLIVVVHGCRNLIAFTDHGSDPYVRLYLLPDKRRSGRRKTHTFKKTLNPVYDQTFEFSVSLVELHRRTLDVAVKNGGGLLSKHKGLLGKVLVDLTHDDITKGWTQWYELSEDGLTKPPQL encoded by the exons ATGAGCAACAGGATGGAGGGTTCGGCGGGACCAGGCGTCGGGGCGACCAAACCGGTGGCAGCGCCCCCCAGCCCGGTGAGCTCCGCCGCGGGGCCGCCCCTGGCCCCGGTGGCGCTGgaggacgagcagcagcagtcgtcGCTGACGGACGTCACGCAAATGTGGGTCAACTTCGCCAAGACCTTCGCCGTCATCTTCCCCATCTACGTCCTGGGATACCTGGAGTTCAGCTTCAGCTGGGTGCTGATCGGACTCGCCGCGCTGTTCTATTGGCGGAGGAACCACGGCGCCAAGGACTACCGGATCAACCGCGCCCTGGCCTTCCTGGACCACGAGGAGAGAGTGTCGAAGCAGACGGTGCCGACCACTGAGCTGCCGCCGTGG GTCCATTATCCAGATGTGGAGCGAGTGGAGTGGCTGAATAAG acGGTGAAGCAGATGTGGCCGTTCATCTGCCAGTTCGTGGACAAGCTGTTCAGGGAGACCATCGAGCCGGCGGTGAAGGCCGCCAACCCCCATCTCAGCTCCTTCTGCTTCACCAAGATCGACATGGGCAACAAG CCGCTGCGGGTGAACGGGGTGAAAGTTTACACGGAGAACGTGGACAAGAGGCAGGTCATCATGGACCTGCAAATCAG tttTATCGGGAACACAGAGATCGACGTGGACATCAAGAAGTACTACTGCAGAGCCGGGATCAAGAGTATTCAG CTTAATGGAGTGATGAGAGTGGTGATGGAGCCCCTGCTGGGGGACATGCCTCTGATCGGTGCTCTGTCCGTCTTCTTCCTCAAGAAACCA TTGCTGGACATCAACTGGACGGGACTCACAAACATGCTGGACATTCCCGGTGTCAa TGGTTTATGTGACAACATCATCCAGGACATCATCTACAGCTACCTGGTCCTGCCCAACTCCATCAAAATACCCCTGGTGGGAGAGGCCGCGCTGGCCCAGCTGCGCTTCCCCATTCCcaag GGCGTCCTGAGGATCCACTTCATCGAGGCCCAGGACCTGCTGAGCAAAGACAAGATGCTGGGCGGGCTCATCAAAGGCAAGTCCGACCCGTACGGCGTCGTCCAGGTCGGGACGCAAGTCTTCAAGAGCAAGGTCATCCACGAGACCCTCAACCCAAAATGGAACGAGGTGTACGAG TGTCTGGTGTACAGTCACTCAGGACCGAACGTGGGCGTCGAGCTGTTTGATGAAGACCCTGATAAAGACGACTTCCTGGGAAG tctgGTGATTGACCTGGCCGAGGTGCAGAAGGAGCAGAGAGTGGACGAG TGGTTTGTCCTGGAGGACGTGGCCTCGGGGAAGCTGCACCTCAGGCTGGAGTGGTTGTCGCTGCTGCCCTCGCCTGAGAAGCTGGACCAG GCGCTGATGAGCATCAAGGCCGACCGCGGCCAAGCCAACGACGGCCTGTCGTCCGCGCTGCTCGTCGTCTTCCTGGATTCAGCCAGGAACCTGCCG TCCGGAAAAAAAGTGACCAGCGATCCCAGTCCGTTCGTCCAGTTCACAGTGGGACACAAGTCGTTCGAGAGcaag ACCAGATATAAGACCAATGAACCGGTGTGGGAGGAGGCCTTCACCTTCCTCATCCACAACCCCAAAAGCCAAGAGTTGCAGGTTGAG GTGAAGGACGAGAAGCACGAGTGTTCGTTGGGGACGATCACGTTGCCTCTGAGTCGCCTGCTGGAGGCCGACGACATGACGCTGAACCAGCGCTTCCCCCTGAAGAACTCCGGGCCGGGCTGCACCGTCAAGATGAAGATGGCTCTGCGG GTGTTGTGCCAGGTGAAGGACCCTTCCCCCGCCTCGAACTCCAACCCGTCCTCGGTGCAGGTCCGCAAGGGCTCCAACGCgtcgcagcagcagccctcCGACTCGCCAaggccccacccctccacccccgaCATCCCCGGCTCAGGCTCCGGCTCCGTGTCGGCCCAGGACCTGCTGAACCAGCGCAGGGACGCTGACCAGTACGTCAGGTCTCCTGGAAGCACCGACCTGGggcagggaggcagaggaggaggccgcaGCCTGGCCGACTCCGGGAGGAGCAGCTCTAACCTGGCCATCTCGGGCTCCCAGCAGTACCTGGCCGGAGGCAAAGAGCCGACGCCGAGCATCGCATCGGACATCTCCAACCCCTACGCCacccaggagctgcagcagaggctcCAGCAGCTGCAAAA cggCTCGGGCCCGAGCCACTTCCCGCTGGGCGAGGTCCAGCTGACGGTCCGACACAGCTCGCAGAGGAACAAACTCATCGTCGTGGTTCACGGCTGCAG AAACCTGATCGCGTTCACAGATCACGGGTCAGATCCGTACGTCCGCCTCTACCTGCTTCCCGACAAACGTCGCTCCGGCCGCAGGAAAACTCACACGTTCAAGAAAACCCTCAACCCGGTTTACGACCAGAC GTTTGAGTTCAGCGTCTCCCTGGTGGAGCTCCACAGACGCACGCTGGACGTCGCCGTGAAGAACGGCGGCGGTCTGCTCTCCAAACACAAAGGCCTTCTGGGAAAG GTTCTGGTGGATCTGActcacgatgacatcaccaagGGTTGGACACAGTG GTATGAGCTGAGTGAGGACGGCCTGACGAAGCCCCCGCAGCTttag
- the esyt2a gene encoding extended synaptotagmin-2 isoform X1, which translates to MSNRMEGSAGPGVGATKPVAAPPSPVSSAAGPPLAPVALEDEQQQSSLTDVTQMWVNFAKTFAVIFPIYVLGYLEFSFSWVLIGLAALFYWRRNHGAKDYRINRALAFLDHEERVSKQTVPTTELPPWVHYPDVERVEWLNKTVKQMWPFICQFVDKLFRETIEPAVKAANPHLSSFCFTKIDMGNKPLRVNGVKVYTENVDKRQVIMDLQISFIGNTEIDVDIKKYYCRAGIKSIQLNGVMRVVMEPLLGDMPLIGALSVFFLKKPLLDINWTGLTNMLDIPGVNGLCDNIIQDIIYSYLVLPNSIKIPLVGEAALAQLRFPIPKGVLRIHFIEAQDLLSKDKMLGGLIKGKSDPYGVVQVGTQVFKSKVIHETLNPKWNEVYECLVYSHSGPNVGVELFDEDPDKDDFLGSLVIDLAEVQKEQRVDEWFVLEDVASGKLHLRLEWLSLLPSPEKLDQALMSIKADRGQANDGLSSALLVVFLDSARNLPRNPLEFNQAGLKKASVSKAIKSGKKVTSDPSPFVQFTVGHKSFESKTRYKTNEPVWEEAFTFLIHNPKSQELQVEVKDEKHECSLGTITLPLSRLLEADDMTLNQRFPLKNSGPGCTVKMKMALRVLCQVKDPSPASNSNPSSVQVRKGSNASQQQPSDSPRPHPSTPDIPGSGSGSVSAQDLLNQRRDADQYVRSPGSTDLGQGGRGGGRSLADSGRSSSNLAISGSQQYLAGGKEPTPSIASDISNPYATQELQQRLQQLQNGSGPSHFPLGEVQLTVRHSSQRNKLIVVVHGCRNLIAFTDHGSDPYVRLYLLPDKRRSGRRKTHTFKKTLNPVYDQTFEFSVSLVELHRRTLDVAVKNGGGLLSKHKGLLGKVLVDLTHDDITKGWTQWYELSEDGLTKPPQL; encoded by the exons ATGAGCAACAGGATGGAGGGTTCGGCGGGACCAGGCGTCGGGGCGACCAAACCGGTGGCAGCGCCCCCCAGCCCGGTGAGCTCCGCCGCGGGGCCGCCCCTGGCCCCGGTGGCGCTGgaggacgagcagcagcagtcgtcGCTGACGGACGTCACGCAAATGTGGGTCAACTTCGCCAAGACCTTCGCCGTCATCTTCCCCATCTACGTCCTGGGATACCTGGAGTTCAGCTTCAGCTGGGTGCTGATCGGACTCGCCGCGCTGTTCTATTGGCGGAGGAACCACGGCGCCAAGGACTACCGGATCAACCGCGCCCTGGCCTTCCTGGACCACGAGGAGAGAGTGTCGAAGCAGACGGTGCCGACCACTGAGCTGCCGCCGTGG GTCCATTATCCAGATGTGGAGCGAGTGGAGTGGCTGAATAAG acGGTGAAGCAGATGTGGCCGTTCATCTGCCAGTTCGTGGACAAGCTGTTCAGGGAGACCATCGAGCCGGCGGTGAAGGCCGCCAACCCCCATCTCAGCTCCTTCTGCTTCACCAAGATCGACATGGGCAACAAG CCGCTGCGGGTGAACGGGGTGAAAGTTTACACGGAGAACGTGGACAAGAGGCAGGTCATCATGGACCTGCAAATCAG tttTATCGGGAACACAGAGATCGACGTGGACATCAAGAAGTACTACTGCAGAGCCGGGATCAAGAGTATTCAG CTTAATGGAGTGATGAGAGTGGTGATGGAGCCCCTGCTGGGGGACATGCCTCTGATCGGTGCTCTGTCCGTCTTCTTCCTCAAGAAACCA TTGCTGGACATCAACTGGACGGGACTCACAAACATGCTGGACATTCCCGGTGTCAa TGGTTTATGTGACAACATCATCCAGGACATCATCTACAGCTACCTGGTCCTGCCCAACTCCATCAAAATACCCCTGGTGGGAGAGGCCGCGCTGGCCCAGCTGCGCTTCCCCATTCCcaag GGCGTCCTGAGGATCCACTTCATCGAGGCCCAGGACCTGCTGAGCAAAGACAAGATGCTGGGCGGGCTCATCAAAGGCAAGTCCGACCCGTACGGCGTCGTCCAGGTCGGGACGCAAGTCTTCAAGAGCAAGGTCATCCACGAGACCCTCAACCCAAAATGGAACGAGGTGTACGAG TGTCTGGTGTACAGTCACTCAGGACCGAACGTGGGCGTCGAGCTGTTTGATGAAGACCCTGATAAAGACGACTTCCTGGGAAG tctgGTGATTGACCTGGCCGAGGTGCAGAAGGAGCAGAGAGTGGACGAG TGGTTTGTCCTGGAGGACGTGGCCTCGGGGAAGCTGCACCTCAGGCTGGAGTGGTTGTCGCTGCTGCCCTCGCCTGAGAAGCTGGACCAG GCGCTGATGAGCATCAAGGCCGACCGCGGCCAAGCCAACGACGGCCTGTCGTCCGCGCTGCTCGTCGTCTTCCTGGATTCAGCCAGGAACCTGCCG CGCAATCCGTTAGAGTTCAACCAGGCGGGGCTGAAGAAGGCCTCGGTCAGTAAGGCCATCAAG TCCGGAAAAAAAGTGACCAGCGATCCCAGTCCGTTCGTCCAGTTCACAGTGGGACACAAGTCGTTCGAGAGcaag ACCAGATATAAGACCAATGAACCGGTGTGGGAGGAGGCCTTCACCTTCCTCATCCACAACCCCAAAAGCCAAGAGTTGCAGGTTGAG GTGAAGGACGAGAAGCACGAGTGTTCGTTGGGGACGATCACGTTGCCTCTGAGTCGCCTGCTGGAGGCCGACGACATGACGCTGAACCAGCGCTTCCCCCTGAAGAACTCCGGGCCGGGCTGCACCGTCAAGATGAAGATGGCTCTGCGG GTGTTGTGCCAGGTGAAGGACCCTTCCCCCGCCTCGAACTCCAACCCGTCCTCGGTGCAGGTCCGCAAGGGCTCCAACGCgtcgcagcagcagccctcCGACTCGCCAaggccccacccctccacccccgaCATCCCCGGCTCAGGCTCCGGCTCCGTGTCGGCCCAGGACCTGCTGAACCAGCGCAGGGACGCTGACCAGTACGTCAGGTCTCCTGGAAGCACCGACCTGGggcagggaggcagaggaggaggccgcaGCCTGGCCGACTCCGGGAGGAGCAGCTCTAACCTGGCCATCTCGGGCTCCCAGCAGTACCTGGCCGGAGGCAAAGAGCCGACGCCGAGCATCGCATCGGACATCTCCAACCCCTACGCCacccaggagctgcagcagaggctcCAGCAGCTGCAAAA cggCTCGGGCCCGAGCCACTTCCCGCTGGGCGAGGTCCAGCTGACGGTCCGACACAGCTCGCAGAGGAACAAACTCATCGTCGTGGTTCACGGCTGCAG AAACCTGATCGCGTTCACAGATCACGGGTCAGATCCGTACGTCCGCCTCTACCTGCTTCCCGACAAACGTCGCTCCGGCCGCAGGAAAACTCACACGTTCAAGAAAACCCTCAACCCGGTTTACGACCAGAC GTTTGAGTTCAGCGTCTCCCTGGTGGAGCTCCACAGACGCACGCTGGACGTCGCCGTGAAGAACGGCGGCGGTCTGCTCTCCAAACACAAAGGCCTTCTGGGAAAG GTTCTGGTGGATCTGActcacgatgacatcaccaagGGTTGGACACAGTG GTATGAGCTGAGTGAGGACGGCCTGACGAAGCCCCCGCAGCTttag